Proteins from a single region of Streptomyces vinaceus:
- a CDS encoding lipase family protein, whose translation MVDETTQRLPARRSPDPATPGAAPAAARVPAPAAPGPAAPERTDAELLVAASVLLADAALTAKQSGAELTGAMFSWRFGLEALKRPGWALAAAVSCARALTDSAGLGFGANGGAAGELLRMAGNMTYRRPAKVAMAVDAFALRIKAAAVDHPNLDAPAARRLTEAMVAGNRLEAARAMRALIELLGVTRALTTVSPVIMELLALLGLLDENPVNDDFSWVTLAGGVPTTDPVLGLPSSVLRFLNPGPGRAERTEPDPILAKVLATSRNDIVSYVNDIGALGNHGLVLLRRVACADGAVRYVLLLPGTSFGLLSNSTPQDLVGAFDGLLRTDTTYTRAAKKLLRRAGVPAGAELMIVGHSLGGMTAMNLASDVELCATHRVTHVIAIGSPIDSKRPADHTTRVISLVNKHDVIPGLDGRGPASPHDIPESWVELAWLDESYDYPLSHAPQAYSDALRGEFTHYRDQVNKLIGAYDGEVVGNQPYMLRDK comes from the coding sequence GTGGTCGACGAAACGACTCAGCGTCTGCCGGCGCGGAGGAGTCCGGACCCCGCCACCCCGGGTGCGGCCCCGGCCGCCGCGCGCGTACCCGCGCCGGCCGCCCCCGGACCGGCGGCGCCCGAGCGGACCGACGCCGAACTCCTCGTCGCGGCCTCGGTCCTGCTCGCCGACGCGGCCCTCACGGCCAAGCAGTCGGGCGCGGAGCTGACCGGCGCGATGTTCAGCTGGCGGTTCGGGCTGGAGGCACTGAAGCGGCCCGGCTGGGCCCTCGCCGCCGCCGTCTCCTGCGCCCGGGCGCTGACCGACTCCGCCGGCCTCGGGTTCGGGGCCAACGGCGGAGCGGCCGGTGAACTCCTGCGGATGGCCGGGAACATGACGTACCGCCGCCCCGCCAAGGTGGCCATGGCCGTCGACGCCTTCGCCCTGCGGATCAAGGCGGCCGCCGTCGACCACCCCAACCTCGATGCTCCCGCGGCCCGCCGCCTCACCGAGGCGATGGTGGCCGGGAACCGGCTGGAGGCGGCTCGGGCGATGCGGGCCCTGATCGAGCTGCTCGGGGTGACCCGCGCCCTGACCACGGTCAGTCCCGTCATCATGGAGCTGCTGGCCCTGCTCGGCCTGCTCGACGAGAACCCGGTCAACGACGACTTCTCCTGGGTGACCCTCGCCGGCGGCGTGCCGACCACCGACCCCGTCCTCGGACTCCCCAGCTCCGTCCTCAGGTTCCTCAACCCCGGGCCGGGCCGCGCCGAGCGCACCGAGCCGGACCCGATCCTCGCCAAGGTGCTCGCCACCTCCCGCAACGACATCGTGAGCTACGTCAACGACATCGGGGCCCTCGGCAACCACGGCCTGGTGCTGCTGCGCCGCGTCGCGTGCGCCGACGGCGCCGTACGGTACGTCCTGCTGCTGCCCGGCACCAGCTTCGGACTGCTCAGCAACAGCACCCCGCAGGACCTGGTCGGCGCGTTCGACGGACTGCTGCGCACCGACACGACGTACACGCGCGCCGCGAAGAAGCTGCTGCGGCGGGCCGGGGTGCCCGCCGGCGCGGAGCTCATGATCGTCGGGCACAGCCTGGGCGGGATGACCGCGATGAACCTCGCCTCCGACGTGGAGCTGTGCGCCACCCACCGGGTCACCCACGTGATCGCGATCGGATCCCCGATCGACAGCAAGCGGCCCGCCGACCACACCACCCGGGTCATCAGCCTCGTCAACAAGCACGACGTGATCCCGGGACTGGACGGGCGCGGACCGGCCTCGCCCCACGACATCCCCGAGAGCTGGGTCGAACTGGCCTGGCTGGACGAGTCGTACGACTACCCGCTCTCGCACGCTCCGCAGGCCTACTCCGACGCGCTGCGCGGGGAGTTCACCCACTACCGCGACCAGGTGAACAAGCTGATCGGCGCGTACGACGGCGAAGTCGTCGGCAACCAGCCCTACATGCTGCGCGACAAGTGA
- a CDS encoding lysophospholipid acyltransferase family protein, whose product MSESMTDVIEVAGAELRNVKRLVADAGEGAWDRFLDWLVDDYFRLEVAGLENIPAEGPAVVVANHSGAWGLDAFVLQKVFARGLARPLRVPAAPLVFRFPVVGAYARKKGAIPLDPTLGMEHLTAGELVGVFPEGISGLEKPFRKRYQLRPFSPGFAVTAVRAGAPVVPVSVIGAEEACPRLGEIPALARLLDLPCFPLTTVFPLPAKWLVTVGEPIPAPPRPESYTARAAAARRLCAASQAAVQALVDRERRRRDTPFW is encoded by the coding sequence GTGTCGGAAAGCATGACCGATGTGATCGAGGTGGCCGGAGCCGAGCTCAGGAATGTGAAGCGGCTGGTGGCAGATGCCGGTGAAGGCGCCTGGGACCGCTTCCTGGACTGGCTCGTGGACGACTACTTCCGGCTGGAAGTGGCCGGGTTGGAGAACATCCCGGCCGAGGGGCCCGCCGTCGTCGTCGCCAACCACTCGGGCGCATGGGGACTCGACGCCTTCGTCCTCCAGAAGGTTTTCGCCCGCGGCCTCGCACGGCCCCTGCGCGTTCCCGCGGCGCCCCTGGTCTTCCGATTCCCGGTCGTCGGCGCCTATGCCCGGAAGAAGGGCGCCATTCCGCTCGATCCGACGCTGGGAATGGAACACCTGACCGCCGGGGAACTCGTCGGAGTGTTTCCCGAGGGGATTTCCGGTCTGGAAAAGCCCTTCCGCAAGCGCTACCAACTCCGGCCGTTCAGCCCCGGGTTCGCCGTGACCGCCGTCCGTGCGGGCGCCCCCGTGGTCCCGGTGTCCGTCATCGGCGCCGAGGAGGCGTGCCCCCGGCTCGGCGAGATCCCGGCCCTGGCACGCCTCCTCGACCTCCCCTGTTTCCCGCTCACGACGGTCTTCCCGCTGCCCGCGAAGTGGCTCGTGACCGTCGGCGAGCCGATTCCCGCGCCGCCCCGGCCCGAGTCCTACACCGCCCGGGCGGCCGCGGCCCGCCGACTGTGCGCCGCCTCGCAGGCCGCCGTACAGGCCCTGGTGGACCGGGAACGGCGCAGGCGGGACACACCGTTCTGGTAG
- a CDS encoding nucleoside/nucleotide kinase family protein, translated as MEFSELEARARVLAATDTRRILGIAGPPGAGKSTLAGRLARALGPERAVVVPMDGFHLAQAELERLGRADRKGAPDTFDVAGYAALLARLRAPAPAVVYAPAFDRALEEPIAGSIPVDPAVRLVITEGNYLLYGAGQWAGLRALLDEVWFLAPDDTLRVRRLVERHVRHGKAPADAEEWVARSDEANARLIAAGRSRADLIVE; from the coding sequence ATGGAGTTCAGCGAACTGGAGGCGCGGGCCCGGGTGCTCGCGGCCACGGACACCCGCCGGATCCTCGGCATCGCGGGGCCGCCCGGGGCAGGCAAGTCCACCCTCGCCGGCCGCCTTGCGAGGGCCCTCGGGCCGGAGCGGGCCGTGGTCGTGCCGATGGACGGGTTCCACCTGGCCCAGGCCGAACTGGAGCGCCTGGGACGGGCCGACCGCAAGGGCGCCCCGGACACCTTCGACGTCGCCGGGTACGCGGCGCTGCTGGCCCGGCTGCGCGCGCCCGCGCCCGCCGTCGTCTACGCCCCCGCGTTCGACCGGGCGCTGGAGGAGCCCATCGCCGGGAGCATCCCCGTCGACCCGGCCGTACGCCTGGTGATCACCGAGGGCAACTACCTGCTGTACGGGGCGGGGCAGTGGGCGGGGCTGCGGGCGCTGCTCGACGAGGTCTGGTTCCTCGCCCCCGACGACACCCTGCGCGTACGGAGGCTGGTCGAGCGCCACGTACGGCACGGGAAGGCGCCGGCCGACGCCGAGGAGTGGGTGGCGCGCTCGGACGAGGCGAACGCCCGCCTGATCGCGGCCGGCCGCAGCCGGGCCGACCTGATCGTGGAGTAG
- a CDS encoding beta-ketoacyl-[acyl-carrier-protein] synthase family protein, with the protein MTGRPEAVVTGLGLVTAAGCDRDTTWSAVRAGRATAAPDPELRGLPVSLSCRVPELDHPVLRRRGSAHLDPVDRFGLVAVAQALDQAGLDPGEWDGDRVAVVTGGSTGGLRTQDRALARLGERGPEFVSPYFLPGYLLNMTCANIALRFGVTGPTLATSTACASGTTALGLARDLLAAGRCDIALVCGADASVTRLMVTGFAQLGAVSDTGSRPFDATRDGFVVAEGAGALVLERPAHAAARAARPLARLIGHAASTDAHHLVAPHPGGRGAEQAVRAALADAGIGPAEVGHVNAHGTSTRQNDAIEAAVLSRVFPHRPPVTSAKGALGHTLGAAGAVEAALTVLALAEGIVPPTAGLAEADPGTEIDVVGAEARPHAGQVAVSNSFGFGGHNAVAVLARP; encoded by the coding sequence TTGACCGGACGCCCCGAGGCGGTCGTGACCGGGCTCGGGCTGGTCACCGCGGCCGGGTGCGACCGGGACACGACGTGGTCGGCGGTCCGCGCCGGCCGCGCCACCGCCGCCCCCGACCCCGAGCTGCGCGGTCTGCCCGTCTCGCTCAGCTGCCGCGTACCGGAGCTGGACCACCCGGTCCTGCGCCGGCGCGGCTCCGCCCACCTGGACCCCGTCGACCGGTTCGGCCTGGTGGCCGTCGCCCAGGCGCTCGACCAGGCCGGGCTGGACCCGGGGGAATGGGACGGCGACCGGGTCGCCGTCGTCACGGGCGGCAGCACCGGAGGCCTGCGCACCCAGGACAGGGCGCTCGCCCGCCTCGGGGAGCGGGGACCGGAGTTCGTCTCCCCGTACTTCCTCCCCGGCTACCTGCTCAACATGACCTGTGCCAACATCGCGCTGCGCTTCGGGGTGACCGGTCCCACCCTGGCCACCTCCACGGCCTGCGCCTCGGGCACCACCGCCCTCGGCCTCGCCCGCGACCTGCTGGCGGCCGGCCGGTGCGACATCGCCCTCGTCTGCGGCGCCGACGCCTCCGTCACCCGGCTCATGGTCACGGGCTTCGCCCAGCTGGGAGCGGTGTCGGACACCGGATCGCGTCCCTTCGACGCCACGCGGGACGGCTTCGTCGTCGCCGAGGGCGCCGGCGCGCTGGTCCTGGAGCGGCCCGCCCACGCCGCCGCCCGGGCGGCCCGGCCCCTCGCCCGTCTCATCGGCCACGCCGCCTCCACGGACGCCCACCACCTGGTGGCCCCGCACCCCGGAGGCCGCGGAGCCGAGCAGGCCGTCCGCGCCGCCCTCGCGGACGCCGGGATCGGCCCCGCGGAGGTCGGCCACGTCAACGCGCACGGCACCTCGACCCGGCAGAACGACGCCATCGAGGCCGCCGTCCTGAGCCGCGTCTTCCCCCACCGGCCGCCGGTCACCTCCGCCAAGGGGGCCCTGGGCCACACCCTCGGGGCCGCGGGCGCCGTCGAGGCGGCCCTGACCGTCCTGGCGCTGGCCGAGGGAATCGTTCCGCCCACGGCCGGGCTGGCCGAGGCCGACCCCGGGACGGAGATCGACGTGGTCGGCGCGGAGGCCAGGCCGCACGCCGGACAGGTCGCGGTCAGCAATTCCTTCGGGTTCGGCGGCCACAACGCCGTGGCGGTCCTCGCCCGCCCCTGA
- a CDS encoding acyl carrier protein — MTTSAPESVLDVISELLVEKFEVPSEEVRGSAPMSDLLIDSLMIVEMAIAVHETLGVKVDEEELRAATLDEFAASVDARLTDR, encoded by the coding sequence GTGACCACTTCCGCACCGGAATCCGTCCTCGACGTGATCAGCGAACTGCTCGTCGAAAAGTTCGAAGTCCCCTCCGAAGAGGTACGGGGGAGTGCGCCGATGAGCGACCTGCTGATCGATTCGCTCATGATCGTCGAAATGGCCATCGCCGTTCACGAAACGCTCGGGGTCAAGGTCGACGAGGAGGAGCTGCGCGCCGCCACCCTCGACGAGTTCGCCGCCTCCGTCGACGCACGGCTGACGGACCGTTGA
- a CDS encoding dienelactone hydrolase family protein, which translates to MTGSAPTSTLAGWSRAPFAAGGLTYDCFEKGEGPGVVLLPELPGITPEVLGLAEHLVDEGFTVVMPSLFGTPGKPLSAARTAAVLARVCVSAEFRAFATDARRPVADYLRALARDLAARTPAAGVGVIGLCFTGGFALAAAVDDVVLAPVMSQPSAPIALGAARRADAGVSEGELRRVVERTRNNGLCVMGLRFSEDWMAPQERFETLSSRLGEAFKVIQLGSAPGNADGFGRQAHAVLTLEVRETPADHPALRARAEVTTFLHERLRG; encoded by the coding sequence ATGACAGGCAGCGCACCGACTTCCACCCTCGCCGGCTGGAGCAGGGCCCCGTTCGCGGCCGGGGGGCTCACGTACGACTGCTTCGAGAAGGGCGAGGGGCCCGGCGTGGTACTCCTGCCGGAGCTGCCCGGGATCACGCCCGAGGTGCTCGGACTCGCCGAGCACCTGGTGGACGAGGGGTTCACCGTCGTGATGCCCTCGCTGTTCGGTACGCCGGGCAAGCCCCTGTCCGCCGCCCGGACGGCGGCCGTCCTGGCCCGCGTCTGCGTCTCCGCGGAGTTCCGCGCCTTCGCCACCGACGCGCGCCGGCCCGTCGCCGACTACCTCAGGGCCCTCGCCCGCGACCTCGCGGCCCGGACCCCTGCCGCGGGTGTGGGCGTCATCGGCCTCTGTTTCACGGGCGGTTTCGCCCTGGCCGCAGCGGTGGACGATGTCGTACTGGCTCCCGTGATGAGCCAGCCGTCGGCCCCGATCGCGCTCGGCGCCGCTCGGCGCGCGGACGCCGGTGTCTCCGAGGGCGAGTTGCGGCGGGTGGTCGAGCGCACGCGGAACAACGGCCTGTGCGTGATGGGGCTCCGCTTCAGCGAGGACTGGATGGCGCCGCAGGAGCGGTTCGAGACCCTGAGCTCCCGGCTCGGGGAGGCCTTCAAGGTCATCCAGCTCGGCTCGGCCCCGGGCAACGCCGACGGGTTCGGCCGGCAGGCCCACGCGGTGCTGACCCTGGAGGTCCGCGAAACCCCGGCGGACCACCCGGCCTTGAGGGCGCGCGCGGAGGTCACCACGTTCCTGCACGAGCGGCTCCGCGGCTGA
- a CDS encoding SpoIIE family protein phosphatase, which translates to MTEQTPIEDLISGAAQDAGGWLGSLPVAQLATGADGTIVRWNRAAQELLGYAPPQIVGRHIAELLHPGADRSLGRALWETAVTGRGVMGTVTAWHQDGHPLELEIWACPVPGRRHGSSSVLVFAADAHAARRIRGSSAVWDGLFARSPVGIAILDTQLRFLQVNPALEAMNGLPESAHVGRRLTQLLPEVNAEDMEDAMRQVLLTGEPVLDRRRSGRTPAEPSRDRVWSCSYVRVEDPGGRPIGVIASLLDVTEQQRDHTEAEAGRRRLALLSEASARIGASLELERTAQELADLAVPQLADAATVDVLDTLARGDEPGPGLAGGVALRRLGKAPLTGSAVIGILAPLGRTLVFPAAAPYTTALGARRPFLIAHLDEQTVASAARHTSKPAQLLPVGVHSFMMAPLIARDLVLGVATFYRTSPVGPFGPEDVTLAGELAARAAVSIDNARLYHREHETAVVLQRSMLPQHITPPPGIEVAHRYLPASDVNEIGGDWYDVLPLPGGKAALLIGDVMGHGIAAAAVMGRLSASVRALARLDLAPEALMHQLEATLDDLADPMIATFLYAVIDPASGRCRITRAGHPPPATVRPDGTVRLLDLPPGTPLGVGGTTYSTTDLDLPPGSLLVMYTDGLVEARGSDIDVRLAELTRLLAEPSGSLDQLCDALITQLVPASADDDIALLIARVGTDPHPPPPP; encoded by the coding sequence ATGACCGAGCAGACGCCCATCGAGGATCTGATCAGCGGGGCCGCCCAGGACGCCGGAGGCTGGCTCGGCTCCCTGCCCGTGGCGCAGCTGGCCACCGGCGCCGACGGGACGATCGTCCGCTGGAACCGCGCGGCGCAGGAGCTGCTGGGCTACGCCCCGCCGCAGATCGTCGGCCGGCACATCGCCGAGCTCCTCCACCCGGGGGCCGACCGCAGCCTCGGCCGCGCCCTGTGGGAGACCGCCGTCACCGGACGCGGGGTGATGGGCACCGTGACGGCCTGGCACCAGGACGGGCACCCGCTGGAGCTGGAGATCTGGGCCTGTCCGGTGCCCGGCCGGCGCCACGGCTCCTCCTCGGTCCTCGTCTTCGCCGCCGACGCCCACGCGGCCCGCCGGATCCGGGGCTCCTCGGCGGTGTGGGACGGGCTGTTCGCCCGCTCACCCGTCGGCATCGCCATCCTCGACACCCAGCTGCGGTTCCTCCAGGTCAACCCGGCCCTGGAAGCCATGAACGGCCTCCCGGAGTCCGCCCACGTCGGACGGCGCCTCACGCAGCTCCTGCCGGAGGTCAACGCGGAGGACATGGAGGACGCGATGCGCCAGGTCCTGCTCACCGGGGAACCGGTACTGGACCGCCGCCGCTCGGGGCGCACCCCCGCCGAGCCCTCCCGGGACCGGGTCTGGTCGTGCTCGTACGTCCGCGTCGAGGACCCCGGCGGCCGCCCGATCGGCGTGATCGCCTCCCTGCTCGACGTCACCGAGCAGCAGCGCGACCACACCGAGGCCGAGGCCGGCCGCCGCAGGCTGGCGCTGCTCAGCGAGGCCAGCGCCCGCATCGGCGCCAGCCTGGAGCTGGAGCGCACCGCGCAGGAGCTCGCCGACCTCGCCGTACCGCAGCTCGCCGACGCCGCCACCGTGGACGTACTGGACACCCTCGCGCGCGGTGACGAGCCCGGCCCGGGGCTCGCCGGGGGCGTTGCCCTGCGCCGCCTGGGCAAGGCCCCGCTGACCGGCTCCGCCGTCATCGGCATCCTCGCCCCGCTCGGCAGGACCCTCGTCTTCCCGGCGGCCGCCCCCTACACCACGGCGCTGGGCGCCCGCAGGCCCTTCCTGATCGCGCACCTGGACGAGCAGACCGTCGCCTCCGCGGCACGCCACACGAGCAAACCGGCGCAGCTCCTGCCCGTCGGCGTGCACTCGTTCATGATGGCCCCGCTGATCGCGCGGGACCTCGTGCTCGGCGTCGCGACCTTCTACCGCACCAGCCCCGTCGGCCCGTTCGGGCCCGAGGACGTCACGCTCGCCGGCGAGCTCGCCGCCCGCGCCGCCGTCAGCATCGACAACGCGCGCCTCTACCACCGCGAACACGAGACCGCCGTCGTCCTCCAGCGCAGCATGCTGCCCCAGCACATCACCCCGCCGCCCGGCATCGAGGTCGCCCACCGCTACCTGCCGGCCAGCGACGTCAACGAGATCGGCGGCGACTGGTACGACGTCCTGCCGCTCCCGGGCGGCAAGGCCGCCCTGCTGATCGGCGACGTCATGGGCCACGGCATCGCGGCCGCGGCGGTCATGGGACGGCTCTCCGCCAGCGTGCGCGCCCTCGCCCGGCTCGACCTGGCCCCCGAGGCGCTGATGCACCAGCTGGAGGCGACCCTGGACGACCTGGCCGATCCGATGATCGCCACCTTCCTGTACGCCGTCATCGACCCGGCGAGCGGCCGCTGCCGCATCACCCGCGCCGGGCACCCGCCGCCCGCGACCGTCCGCCCCGACGGCACGGTCCGCCTCCTCGACCTGCCGCCCGGCACCCCGCTGGGCGTCGGGGGGACCACGTACTCCACCACCGACCTGGACCTGCCCCCGGGCAGCCTCCTCGTCATGTACACCGACGGCCTGGTCGAGGCGCGCGGCAGCGACATCGACGTACGCCTCGCCGAACTGACCCGGCTGCTCGCCGAACCCTCCGGCTCGCTGGACCAGTTGTGCGACGCGCTGATCACGCAGCTGGTCCCGGCCTCGGCCGACGACGACATCGCCCTGCTCATCGCCCGCGTCGGCACCGACCCCCACCCGCCCCCGCCTCCCTGA
- a CDS encoding RNA polymerase sigma factor, with protein sequence MSEGEFDPSGDRAVSSELAGVLPVEFCAFHSQHHRAYLRYAHLQLGSRQDAEDVVDDVFTFLLKVWRQALKEASLHGFAWAVLREHVARRLALLGRPAAMVETAWFAALRRASRHRMELLEAKLGLYAAIACLPDRHYDVVLLAFLLGYDNGTVGRMMGISPAAVRSHIRGASRILSQKLGADWAPGEEKGQ encoded by the coding sequence ATGAGTGAGGGCGAGTTCGACCCGTCCGGGGACCGGGCGGTCTCCAGCGAGCTGGCCGGCGTGCTTCCGGTCGAGTTCTGCGCGTTCCACTCCCAGCACCACCGCGCCTACCTGCGCTACGCCCACCTGCAACTGGGCTCCCGGCAGGACGCCGAGGACGTCGTCGACGACGTGTTCACCTTCCTGCTGAAGGTGTGGCGCCAGGCGCTGAAGGAAGCGAGCCTGCACGGCTTCGCCTGGGCGGTGCTGCGCGAACACGTCGCGCGCCGCCTCGCGCTCCTCGGCCGGCCGGCCGCCATGGTCGAGACGGCCTGGTTCGCCGCCCTGCGCCGCGCCTCCCGGCACCGCATGGAACTGCTGGAGGCCAAGCTGGGCCTGTACGCGGCGATCGCGTGCCTGCCCGATCGCCACTACGACGTGGTGTTGCTGGCCTTCCTGTTGGGGTACGACAACGGCACCGTCGGCCGGATGATGGGGATCTCGCCCGCGGCGGTCCGTTCGCACATTCGAGGCGCGAGCCGAATCCTGTCCCAGAAACTCGGGGCGGACTGGGCGCCTGGAGAGGAGAAGGGCCAGTGA
- a CDS encoding beta-ketoacyl-ACP synthase 3: MDTSASPPVLPPAPAAASGRGAVLAGLGAYVPPRVLTNAELCGRRPLGDEWIRARIGVANRRVADGEATVDLAVRAGRHALTAAGASAVDAVVLATISPDRLLPAGAPEVAARLGLGTVPAFDIASGCSGFLYGLGLASSMITSGAFERVLLVASDVFSAFLDPQDWLMAAIFGDGAGAVVLCAGEAGAPGSLGPFDLGSDGAQADLLEVPGGGARARKRQLASPGEEFSPYFRMDGPAVRKQAVVGMCDSVTRAVDRAGWLLGDLDMVVAHQANQRILDGLTAELGLAPGRVLSHIEQYGNTAAASVPVLLAQAAAAGTLSPGLRVALTAYGAGLAWGSTTVVWPEVRAVAEGG; the protein is encoded by the coding sequence ATGGACACCTCGGCATCCCCGCCCGTACTGCCGCCCGCGCCCGCGGCGGCGTCCGGCCGCGGCGCGGTCCTCGCGGGGCTCGGCGCGTACGTGCCCCCGCGCGTCCTGACCAACGCCGAACTGTGCGGGCGGCGGCCCCTCGGCGACGAGTGGATCCGGGCCCGCATCGGCGTGGCGAACCGGCGCGTCGCGGACGGGGAGGCCACGGTCGACCTCGCGGTACGGGCCGGCCGGCACGCGCTGACCGCGGCCGGGGCGTCCGCGGTCGACGCGGTCGTCCTGGCCACCATCTCCCCGGACCGGCTCCTCCCGGCCGGGGCCCCGGAGGTGGCGGCGCGGCTCGGCCTGGGCACGGTGCCCGCGTTCGACATCGCATCGGGCTGCAGCGGGTTCCTGTACGGGCTGGGCCTGGCCTCCTCGATGATCACCTCCGGGGCCTTCGAGAGGGTCCTGCTCGTCGCCTCGGACGTGTTCAGCGCGTTCCTGGATCCCCAGGACTGGCTGATGGCGGCCATCTTCGGCGACGGGGCGGGAGCGGTGGTGCTGTGCGCGGGCGAGGCCGGCGCCCCCGGTTCCCTCGGCCCCTTCGACCTGGGCAGCGACGGGGCGCAGGCCGACCTGCTGGAGGTCCCCGGCGGAGGTGCGCGGGCGCGCAAGCGCCAACTGGCTTCTCCGGGAGAGGAGTTCTCGCCGTACTTCCGGATGGACGGGCCCGCCGTGCGCAAGCAGGCCGTCGTCGGCATGTGCGACTCCGTGACGCGGGCCGTGGACCGGGCCGGGTGGCTGCTCGGCGATCTCGACATGGTGGTCGCCCATCAGGCCAACCAGCGGATCCTGGACGGGCTCACCGCCGAACTGGGCCTGGCGCCGGGGCGGGTGCTGTCGCACATCGAGCAGTACGGGAACACGGCGGCCGCCTCGGTGCCCGTACTGCTCGCCCAGGCGGCCGCCGCCGGGACGCTCTCGCCGGGCCTGCGGGTGGCGCTCACCGCGTACGGGGCGGGCCTGGCCTGGGGTTCGACCACCGTGGTCTGGCCCGAGGTGCGGGCGGTGGCCGAGGGCGGGTGA
- a CDS encoding PQQ-binding-like beta-propeller repeat protein, protein MTGHDLDELPDPDGQRAAERAAGPPPSPAVQPGYGSDYQAPPPGSGPVPGNPYAQPLPQPQPLPQPPPQQHAPLPPPPPPPPAGPYGYPGQQQGFGGPLPPSPGERTGGAFRGRTAVLIAALVAALLVIGGGVYAVTGPSRGKPSAKESAAATPSGSPSVDQGDGKGAGGGPDEYDLNAGIKPGEAPVWLSSNRTELPGSGASQYGPWRVGDVVVKAVFKEITAQGVGDGREKWKITLESGLCGVPRAPSADGKLVVGVKASDSEGAHCTHLQQIDLVTGKTGWKTEVPQENSYDSAFEFNLVITGGTVAVARSAVVSGFSVTDGRKLYGTSKTGGCYPAAVGGAAAGCSTYATAPIRTTWPASPRS, encoded by the coding sequence ATGACCGGTCACGACCTCGACGAACTGCCCGACCCTGATGGGCAGCGGGCCGCGGAGCGGGCGGCGGGCCCTCCCCCGTCGCCCGCCGTGCAGCCCGGCTACGGCTCCGACTATCAGGCGCCGCCGCCCGGTTCCGGGCCCGTGCCCGGCAATCCGTACGCCCAGCCGCTGCCGCAGCCGCAGCCGCTGCCGCAGCCTCCGCCGCAGCAGCACGCGCCGCTGCCGCCCCCTCCGCCTCCTCCGCCGGCCGGCCCGTACGGGTATCCGGGACAACAGCAAGGGTTCGGGGGCCCGTTGCCCCCGTCGCCGGGCGAGAGGACCGGGGGTGCGTTCCGGGGCCGGACCGCCGTGCTGATCGCGGCCCTGGTCGCCGCGCTGCTGGTGATCGGCGGCGGGGTGTACGCCGTGACGGGCCCGAGCCGCGGCAAGCCCTCGGCCAAGGAGTCGGCCGCGGCCACGCCGTCCGGATCCCCCTCGGTCGACCAGGGCGACGGCAAGGGCGCGGGCGGCGGCCCGGACGAGTACGACCTCAACGCCGGGATCAAGCCGGGCGAGGCCCCGGTCTGGCTGAGCAGCAACCGGACCGAACTGCCCGGTTCGGGAGCCTCGCAGTACGGTCCGTGGCGGGTGGGCGACGTGGTGGTCAAGGCGGTGTTCAAGGAGATCACCGCCCAGGGGGTGGGCGACGGCCGGGAGAAGTGGAAGATCACGCTGGAGAGCGGGCTGTGCGGCGTACCCCGGGCACCGTCGGCCGACGGGAAGCTGGTCGTCGGCGTGAAGGCGAGCGACAGCGAGGGTGCCCACTGCACCCACCTCCAGCAGATCGACCTGGTCACGGGCAAGACGGGCTGGAAGACCGAGGTGCCGCAGGAGAACTCCTACGACAGCGCGTTCGAGTTCAACCTCGTGATCACCGGGGGTACCGTCGCGGTCGCCCGGTCGGCCGTCGTCAGCGGCTTCTCGGTCACCGACGGCAGGAAGCTCTACGGCACGTCGAAGACGGGCGGGTGCTATCCGGCGGCCGTCGGCGGGGCGGCGGCAGGCTGTTCAACGTACGCAACTGCCCCGATCCGAACGACGTGGCCGGCAAGTCCCAGGTCATGA